In Acanthopagrus latus isolate v.2019 chromosome 17, fAcaLat1.1, whole genome shotgun sequence, the following are encoded in one genomic region:
- the LOC119006638 gene encoding zinc finger protein ZFAT-like isoform X2 — protein sequence MDGQKAGGSLFSCRLCNLFSPSRSQLLAHCSQLHPQQDPPDDIIIALQPLVGAPVETLAESPVKRKRGRPKGSTKKTRTDLTDGKADSIHSVEDNVKNERAGNKEEGSGQCSSIEGESHEGTLGLECRDCHRSFSNRRQILKHICLKEEQEEDNAEENGTISGGAGVDGSGSSDPGPKHTKQNSSRPGLTREKDGGNSRTPRTSRSRVPKDGCLATGNKKSVISVVLTEDERLPGVSKMVPVEDRSAQTESAAVKAQPQSAVFQSQSEDLANDATICEGDPKTYQEPRSDTTSTTSLTAAAAAAAAASRGFQEYSIKQDATNLPQSQLKIFACEFCNKIFKFRHSLVAHLRTHTQEKPFQCPHCDYASAIKANLNVHLRKHTGEKFSCQHCPFNCLSPGHLKVHIERVHLKVKQHCSFCEKKYSDVKNLLKHMEKRHNLKDPVVQQSYQQLRLKTRQGLRQLLYHCPTCNRRFKNQLERERHLLVHGSQRPFACLLCDHAATKMVALVAHVRKHLFLYVCCMCDGKFVSSQRLKGHLAESHIDLDQEQAFADCINNSYYLMQPGGGMWGDDEREGMNEEVRIEQAGEDERTGEEEGRKGVRRVEWQDGEGQQMEVAVMDNREEKAEERDKAQGESAEEVQVIEGETAKEGELENRSVQQDSQELLHQSISMETTTLADRQHEAEAGEKSLDNMTDSCIPATEDNSPTFLSPESVHTPLLEDRTQENTHPADENTHAAKKISTSSSSGNTIVCDVTVNTHLSSAPKSDDGQTPDSERVSEVFHQSAFQQVFSSLQKTQLSMETFQRLRKIYGDLECQYCGKLFWYKVHYNVHVRTHTKEHSHYCSKCSYSSITKSSLKRHQIQKHSGLLLPCSNPGCKYTTPDKYKLQAHLRTHQEQGKSVTCPVCQHSCPEHRLKHHIKTSHPDTLPLHGKGLMVQRAEKCPYCDSYFLKNSSDFQRHIWAHQGLKPYVCNLCDYAGRSRSNLKTHMNRHNTERRHLCDLCGKKFKSKVTLKSHRLSHSDEGKRFHCSECDFTSVSKPSLLRHVEQHAEFKPFRCAHCHYSCNIAGPLKRHYNLKHPDQKYHNAGPGLPNPDALEQQGGLKCPECEFVYGTKWELNRHLKSKHSLKVVEGTWEVGEAVEAHCVPVDDGGQLLTDTAVADLQDNVNIQQITEYSSETHDAVTSMVAMAPGTVTVVQQLQVADEQEVGNVSNQLMVVNAEGGLTGDQVMVVEEAHGLEALTVLTQGDNTHHYIVYVQEHTVEIN from the exons GTGGTTCCCTGTTTTCGTGTCGGCTCTGCAACCTCTTCTCTCCCAGTCGCTCTCAGCTGCTGGCCCATTGCTCCCAGCTACACCCCCAACAGGAtcctcctgatgacatcatcattgcACTGCAGCCCCTCGTAGGAGCGCCTGTGGAGACGCTTGCAG AGAGCCCAGTGAAGCGAAAGCGAGGACGACCAAAAGGCTCTACAAAGAAGACTCGCACTGATTTGACAGACGGCAAGGCTGACTCAATCCATTCTGTAGAGgataatgttaaaaatgaacGAGCCGGGAATAAGGAGGAGGGCAGTGGACAATGTAGCTCGATAGAAG GAGAAAGCCACGAAGGGACGTTGGGGCTGGAATGTAGAGACTGTCATCGCTCATTCAGCAACAGACGACAGATCCTCAAACACATCTGCCTTAAAGAGGAGCAAGAAGAGGACAACGCAGAGGAGAATG GGACCATCAGTGGTGGAGCAGGAGTTGATGGTTCTGGGAGTTCAGATCCAGGTCCAAagcatacaaaacaaaactcatccaGACCAGGACTTACAAGAGAAAAGG ACGGTGGCAACTCCAGAACTCCAAGAACCAGCCGAAGCCGCGTCCCCAAAGACGGATGCCTAGCAACAGGAAACAAGAAGTCAGTCATCAGTGTTGTTCTGACTGAAGATGAAAGACTTCCAG GCGTTTCTAAAATGGTTCCAGTCGAGGATCGTTCAGCACAAACAGAGTCTGCAGCTGTGAAGGCTCAACCTCAG TCTGCAGTCTTCCAAAGTCAGTCAGAAGACCTTGCAAATGATGCCACTATCTGTGAGGGTGATCCTAAAACATATCAGGAGCCAAG ATCTGACACGACCTCCACAACAtcattaacagcagcagcagcagcagcagcagcagccagcagaggctTCCAGGAATATTCTATCAAGCAAGATGCTACCAA TTTACCTCAGAGCCAGTTGAAGATCTTCGCCTGTGAGTTCTGTAATAAGATCTTTAAATTCAGACACTCGCTGGTCGCCCACCTCAGGACACACACCCAGGAGAAACCGTTCCAGTGTCCACACTGTGACTACGCATCTGCCATCAAAG CCAACCTGAATGTTCATCTGAGGAAGCACACTGGAGAGAAGTTCAGCTGCCAGCACTGTCCTTTTAACTGTCTCAGCCCAGGACACCTCAAG GTCCACATAGAGCGAGTCCATTTGAAAGTGAAGCAGCACTGCAGCTTTTGTGAGAAAAAGTACTCGGATGTGAAAAACTTGCTGAAACACATGGAGAAACGACATAACTTGAAAGACCCTGTGGTCCAACAGAGTTACCAACAACTCAG GTTAAAGACTCGTCAGGGCCTCAGACAGCTCCTCTACCACTGTCCCACCTGTAACCGGCGCTTTAAGAATCAGCTTGAGCGGGAGCGCCACCTGTTGGTCCATGGGTCCCAGCGTCCCTTTGCTTGCCTACTCTGTGACCATGCTGCGACCAAGATGGTTGCCCTTGTAGCTCATGTCAGGAAGCACCTCTTCCTGTAcgtgtgctgcatgtgtgacgGGAAGTTTGTCAGCTCTCAAAGGCTGAAGGGTCACCTGGCAGAGTCTCACATTGATCTAGACCAGGAGCAGGCCTTTGCTGACTGCATCAACAACAGCTACTATCTAATGCAGCCTGGAGGAGGCATGTGGGGGGATGATGAGAGGGAAGGGATGAATGAAGAGGTCAGGATAGAGCAGGCAGGTGAAGACGAGAGgacgggagaggaggagggaagaaagggtGTAAGAAGGGTGGAGTGGCAAGATGGGGAAGGGCAGCAGATGGAAGTAGCAGTGATGGACAATAGGGAGGAGAAGGCGGAAGAACGAGATAAAGCTCAGGGTGAAAGTGCAGAAGAAGTGCAGGTGATAGAGGGAGAAACAGCGAAAGAAGGAGAATTAGAAAACAGAAGTGTGCAGCAAGACTCCCAGGAATTGCTCCATCAATCCATTTCCATGGAGACCACAACTCTTGCTGACAGACAGCATGAAGCAGAAGCTGGGGAGAAGTCACTGGACAACATGACAGACTCATGCATCCCTGCAACTGAAGACAATAGCCCGACATTTTTATCACCAGAGAGCGTTCACACCCCTCTTTTGGAGGACAGGactcaagaaaacacacacccagctgatgagaacacacacgcagccaAAAAAATAAGCACTTCTTCATCATCAGGAAATACAattgtgtgtgatgtgactgtaaacacacatttgtcatcAGCACCTAAATCGGACGATGGACAAACTCCAGATTCAGAAAGG GTGTCGGAGGTTTTCCATCAGAGTGCGTTCCAGCAGGTGTTCTCATCTCTTCAGAAGACTCAGCTCAGTATGGAGACTTTCCAACGGCTCAGGAAAATTTACGGAGACCTGGAATGTCAATACTGTG GTAAACTGTTCTGGTACAAAGTCCACTATAACGTccatgtacgcacacacaccaaggaGCACTCTCATTACTGTTCAAAGTGTAGCTACTCTTCCATCACCAAAAGCTCTTTAAAGCGCCACCAGATCCAGAAGCACAGTGGCCTGCTGCTGCCTTGTTCGAATCCTGGCTGTAAATACACCACACCTGACAAGTACAAGCTTCAAGCCCATTTGAGGACGCACCAGGAACAG ggGAAGAGTGTGACTTGCCCAGTCTGTCAGCACAGCTGTCCAGAGCACAGACTGAAACACCACATCAAAACATCTCACCCAG ACACACTCCCTCTCCATGGCAAAGGACTGATGGTGCAGCGTGCAGAGAAGTGCCCCTACTGTGACTCCTACTTCCTGAAGAACAGCAGCGACTTTCAGCGGCACATCTGGGCCCACCAAG GTTTGAAGCCATACGTCTGCAACCTGTGTGACTATGCAGGCCGCAGCAGGAGTAACTTGAAGACTCATATGAATcgacacaacacagagagacgtCACCTCTGCGATCTGTGTGGTAAAAAGTTCAAATCTAAAGTGACGCTAAAAAGCCACAGACTGAGCCACAGCGATGAAG GCAAACGGTTTCATTGTTCGGAGTGCGACTTCACCTCGGTCTCTAAACCTTCCTTGCTCAGACATGTGGAGCAGCACGCTGAGTTTAAG CCATTCCGCTGCGCTCACTGCCACTACTCTTGTAACATCGCTGGTCCCCTGAAGCGACACTACAACCTGAAACACCCGGATCAGAAATATCACAATGCTGGACCTGGACTGCCTAACCCCGATGCTCTTGAACAGCAAG GTGGTCTGAAGTGTCCTGAATGTGAGTTTGTTTATGGCACCAAGTGGGAGCTGAACCGCCACCTGAAGAGCAAACACAGCCTGAAAGTGGTGGAGGGCACCTGGGAG GTGGGGGAGGCAGTGGAAGCCCACTGTGTTCCTGTGGACGATGGAGGgcagctgctgacagacacaGCTGTAGCAGACCTGCAGGACAATG ttAATATCCAGCAGATCACTGAATACAGTTCAGAGACTCACGACGCCGTCACCTCCATGGTTGCCATGGCTCCAGGCACAGTTACCGTCGTACAACAG TTGCAGGTGGCTGATGAGCAGGAAGTCGGTAACGTCAGCAACCAGCTGATGGTGGTGAACGCAGAGGGGGGTCTGACTGGTGACcaggtgatggtggtggaggaggcgCATGGCCTGGAGGCTCTGACAGTCCTTACTCAGGGAGATAACACTCACCACTATATTGTCTATGTCCAGGAGCACACTGTAGAAATCAACTAG